CTGGCTGCCGACACCAGCGCCGCCAGCCCCGTGGCTGCCCATGTCGAAAAGAAAGGTGAAACCGTCACGCTGGAGAGCGAATTCACCGTACCCGTCTCGCGGGAAATCGCCTGGGAAGTGCTGACCGATTTTGACCATATGGCCAGTTACGTGCCCAACCTTAGCAGCAGCAAGATTCTGGAGCACACCGACACCACCATGAAGGTCGAACAAAAAGGGGTGGTGCCGCTCGGGATATTTCATGCGTCTTATGATTCGATCCGGCAAATGGAACTCAAACCCATGACCGAGATCCGTGCGAAGTCGGTCGGCGGGGATTCCGGGCCGCTGACCAGCATCAGCACCTTGTCCGAAAAGAACGGCCAGACCGTGGTAAGCTACCACGCCGAATGGACGCCGACCTCCAAGCTGGTGGGGAGCCTGGGTACCGGCACCGCCCGTGACCAGTTATTGCACCAGTTCACCGCCATGGAGCAGGAAATGCTGCGCCGGGCGCACAAGGGCAAGACAGAGGCCGCATCCGGCACCGCTGCCCAATAAGGCTGCAGCCCATTCGCATCCGGTTTGAAACCACTCTCACTGTTACCAGAACTGTCCCAGATTTATGCGATTGCTAGCGCTCAAGATTGATGTCGATACCTTTCGTGGCACCCGCATTGGTGTCCCGCGCCTTGTCGAAGCCCTGCAGCGGCACAAGGCCAATGCCACGTTCCTGTGGAGCCTTGGCCCGGATCACACCGGCCGCGCCATCAAGCGCGTATTCCGTCCGGGTTTCATGAAGAAAGTCTCCCGCACTTCTGTGGTAGAGCATTACGGCATCAAGACCTTGATGTACGGCACCTTGCTGCCGGGCCCGGATATCGGCAAGCGCTGCGCAGAACTGATGCGCAGCGTGGCGGCAGCGGGTTTCGAGAACGGTATTCACACCTGGGATCACATCCGCTGGCAAGATGGTGTAGCGGGGGCAGATGCCGAGTGGACGCGCGCAGAACTGAACAAGGCGGCTGAACGCTTCCAGAGCATTTTTGGCGAGCCGGCCAAAACCCACGGCGCGGCAGGCTGGCAAATGAACGAACACGCCTACCGTTACCAGCAGCACATGGGCCTGACCTATGCGGCGGATACCCGCGGCACCCACCCGTTCTGGCCGGTTGTGAAGGGCGAACTGGTGCGTTGCGTGCAACTGCCGGGCACGCTGCCGACGCTGGATGAACTTCTGGGTGTGGATGGCCTGAACGCCGACAACGTGCATGAACACATCCTGCGCCTGACCGAAGATACCCAGCCCTACGGCCACGTGTTCACGCTGCACGCGGAACTGGAAGGCATGAAGCTGCTGCCGGTGTTTGAGCGCCTGCTGGCCGGCTGGATCGAACAAGGTTATCAACTGGTGTCCTGCCGCGATCTGTACGAGGCGCTGGACCCGGCTGCGCTGCCGTACCATCACGTAGAGATGGAAGAAATTCCGGGCCGCAGCGGCGTACTGGCCATGCAGGGCGCGGTGTTTCCCTGATCAGGTTTGAGGGTGTCCGGCGCTGCTGATCACGCGGTGCAGGATGTGATACTCGACCCCGTCCGGGGTGGAGCGCGATTCATACAGACTTAACTGAGACGCCCGCCAGATAATGGCGGGCGTTAACGTTTGTGGCGGGCAGGCCACCTTGCGCAACAGCGTAACGTGCGCAGAGAAGCCTTGCGCGTCCACGCTGAAATGATGCTGTTGCAAGGACTGGTGCAGGCGCGCGGCCAGCCCGTCCAGCATCATGTGCCGTTCGGCCGGCCCGGCCCACGTGACGTTGGCGCGGCTGAAACTGCCCACGCTTGCCAGTTGCAAGGTCATGGGCATGAAGCCGCACTGGTCAATCAGGCTGGCCAGTTCTTCCACGCGGGCCACCGGCGTCTGGCCCAGAAATGCCAGGGTGAGGTGCAG
The Silvimonas iriomotensis genome window above contains:
- a CDS encoding SRPBCC family protein; the protein is MRLLISLAGALALLACWPALAADTSAASPVAAHVEKKGETVTLESEFTVPVSREIAWEVLTDFDHMASYVPNLSSSKILEHTDTTMKVEQKGVVPLGIFHASYDSIRQMELKPMTEIRAKSVGGDSGPLTSISTLSEKNGQTVVSYHAEWTPTSKLVGSLGTGTARDQLLHQFTAMEQEMLRRAHKGKTEAASGTAAQ
- a CDS encoding polysaccharide deacetylase family protein; amino-acid sequence: MRLLALKIDVDTFRGTRIGVPRLVEALQRHKANATFLWSLGPDHTGRAIKRVFRPGFMKKVSRTSVVEHYGIKTLMYGTLLPGPDIGKRCAELMRSVAAAGFENGIHTWDHIRWQDGVAGADAEWTRAELNKAAERFQSIFGEPAKTHGAAGWQMNEHAYRYQQHMGLTYAADTRGTHPFWPVVKGELVRCVQLPGTLPTLDELLGVDGLNADNVHEHILRLTEDTQPYGHVFTLHAELEGMKLLPVFERLLAGWIEQGYQLVSCRDLYEALDPAALPYHHVEMEEIPGRSGVLAMQGAVFP
- the thpR gene encoding RNA 2',3'-cyclic phosphodiesterase, whose product is MTATARLFIGLTPPPAVRQQLVAVRDRLHAVAGGKPVAQANLHLTLAFLGQTPVARVEELASLIDQCGFMPMTLQLASVGSFSRANVTWAGPAERHMMLDGLAARLHQSLQQHHFSVDAQGFSAHVTLLRKVACPPQTLTPAIIWRASQLSLYESRSTPDGVEYHILHRVISSAGHPQT